DNA sequence from the Ischnura elegans chromosome 8, ioIscEleg1.1, whole genome shotgun sequence genome:
TGCTTCCCATAAGGCTTGCACATTGCAGGTCTCACACAAGATTTGATCCTGGCCATGTTCATCATAATTTCAGCAAAAGTCCTCACAATTTTTTCCTGGCCTGCTTAGTGATAAcaggaataataaaattagtgaaataatcagaagcaaaaacattttcagcacatttattccacaaaaaagaCTTACCTTCACCACTTGATTTCTTGTCACTACCTTCACTAGCAGGCCAAATACCATTTTGCAAAGCCAGAAGGTCCTGCagggatgaaataaaaacatggtAACTAGTTCGAATTATACTTCAGGGGAGAAGAAATGAATTAAATAGTGTACTCATCACTTtagtgtttttataaatatttgtttaacatTGTTGTGTtgaagtaattattatttgaatacgGATTCATTCAATGTATCGACTCAGCATTTTGAAGTTGCAAAAATATTCACTGGTGATTAGTGCTGATAAAGTTTATGTTTATATAAATTACATAATATGATATTAATTTCTTCATGGTGAACATACTGGCTCATAAATATGTGAAATAACTAGAGATGTGCAAAGagtatccgcaaatactcgaatactagacaGTATTCGATAtcttgaataattatgctaaaggtaccatttcgaatacctcgaatactttgaatttcccACCATACACTGCCgcacgcacgtcattggtagttgactcggaaaaatgtagagaactctagtcatttacagagtcctctggatggcagttctctacactactccctcatagggtctatgtagtgtattatcaacaatccagaggactctggttgtttagtgcatgcagcaccgatTTAGGCAAGTTGAAGAACTGCATCAAATTCACGGATTAGaccggtgaaaagagttcgacatggggaaccgaaaatgatcgagagaaataatctgaaaatcccctgtttcccccaccaggagaacctcagtgccgtgggatagtaactacgcagcacaattcccaaaatccgctaccccctccatctatcagccctcggcccctcctccaacgctttcctcctctccgaaatcaaacagaAGGCCCCAGCTCCcacagggttcgtattacgaagaccataaatcaaaagcttcaaaagaaaatatcaagttacaggagaataatagaatcatgtttcactcttccctctttctcccccactgacctatTTCTTCTCCCTGCTTGCTTCGAAGttacccatttctggaggtcaactgcagcatgagtcatctattagcccaaaaggtgtctaaaggcctgtttacacggtacattaacacgtacgagttaatgtacgtttgcgtgaatgatttttgtggaccggaacggaacatgtacgaatgcatgaaccaaattagaacaggttctattttctgtgcatgcattcgcacaagttgggtggttacacagtgcattttggcattcatatatttagacattaacccgtacgagttaatgtaccgtgtaatcaggccttaacAATGACTTTTCGCAATTGATATTActcctttattggattgaaatcaTAGTAATTTGCGCATAATTTAaagaagaataagaccaaacacgacatatttctgactttatttaagcattttacgggaggaaataaatgtcaaaatacgacggagacttagcattctggcgaacgaagggatattttctcaggacattttgtttctccctgctggcaattcaaattcatctgcttatctcgtgagaacttccaaagatggactgaaaataattgaagaagaataaaatccggtggagaagcgcgtgtattttgcaaaacgcctagcacttgacagtaagagtgggggtaaagcaagctagctgttgaaaataagaagtttgaTGAAGCCGAGTGTCAGATGGGCATACCactgaaatggcatttggtagataagaatgtaaacatcagacagaaatccatcgtagcataGGATTACATTGGAATAACTCAATATGCAGCAGTTGAAAAGAAATGTGAAGCTGAATCGGTTTAGGTTGCGGAAAATTTAATGTCCATTTTAAGCCACAATAATTTCTTCCAGGGAGTTACCTGAAGCAATTGATCAATTTAGTCACTAACGGATTCCTCTCATGGTGAAATGAAAGGTGTAAATAGACGATGCACTACCCTCACATTTGCAGTTTTGGcattttcccattaaaataaatggaagtcAGCCATTTTGGGAAGTCCTGGAATGAATTCAATGAATCCTGTATGTGACATATTTGCCCCTAGCATTACATTGTTTGACATTCAGTGGATATCACACACCTTGGCTCCAGTTAGCCCCTCCAGGCTTTCCAAGTTGGCACGAAGAAAGTCGGTGAGCTTGTACTGGAGGAGCGGGAGGGAGGGATCAGCCATCATTCCCGCATGAGTGCCTTGTCCTTCTGCAGCCACTCCACCAGAGGGCACACCAGCCATGGAGCCAGAGGGGGGACCAAGGGGAATCCTAGTAGAAGACATTTTCATTCCATGCATGGGCATCCCCATGGGGCGGCCAATATCCCCCTGCGACTGCTTACCCCTCTCGGCCAGTTCCGCCGGGGCACGGTGAAGGTGGGGCAGGGTGTGGGGATGGGGTTGGGGAGGGGGAACATGGGCGGATGCCGAGGAGGGAGGGTGGTGAGGGTGAGTGCCATGGGGTGGCATGTACACGGACGAGGAAGGGTGCGAGGGAGGACCACCTCCACCACTCGACCCCCCTCCCTCCTGCGGAGATGGGAACTGCGATGAAGATGCCCCCCCGTGCTGCTGTTGTTGAGAAGTCGGCACCTGGGTGCCACCCCTGGGCCCTGCACCACAAAGAAAAGAGTTAAGAGAGAAGTGAGTGACACATGCTCAGCAAAAGTGTCATCAAATCACATGATCACTATACATATAAGCTAAGTAACGGCAATCTTCAATTAAGTAAATagcagatctacatctacatactaacccacAAACCACCTCAATAGGCTAGTGGAAGGGAGTGTTAAGACGCAAGTCATTCACAGAAATAAGTAAGAAAGGGAAATTAGATGCACATTGGTAATATTTGACTGATGAATCTCACCAAGCATCTCTCCAAGGAGCTCTTATTTATTGCTAGTGGGAAAACAAATTTGTAAAACAGCGACAcaatttcagcaaaatatttctctaatttcatTGTTTCTGACTGACATAGGAACATAGAGACGCCGTAAAATGAAGTTCACCGTGTCAATCTGAAGGATAAAAAACTGCTCAGGAGCAGTCGGTTAAGTAGTTTCCGAAATAGGGAATTTTGATTGTttcttaaaaagtaataaaaaccatcagtagaataaaaattttcataacaaaAGATTCTTAACATGTTCATTTTTACTATGATATGTTTTAAATTTAGACATTTTAAAACGCAACTGTAGCAAAATAATTCAGTCTATTtcctaaaaaaagagaaaataattcttttaatcataaattattttatataaacttGAAAGACATTCCCTGACCTAAATAaatgacttagaaataaaattctttcagtAGTGTTCAATGATTGATctataattttttcccaaaattaaaagtgaaaaaaaaataatttttgatagtTTGTGTGATGTGGATAGTTTGTGCAGTGAGGACCAAAGTTAACTTTTATCCTGTGGCTATcgttttcatcatttcataagTTACCACATTTAATGAATTGAACACAACCTTATCCAACTAGTAAAAATAAGGGTAACTCTAATGCTTATCACATTAGGTTCTTAAGAAAATCAATCATCATTTCAAATGCTATCAATAATTTAAACAGTGGAAATCATAACATGTGAAACTTACTTTTTTCCTTAATGTACGTAAGAATGATGGACCGAATGAGAATTAAACAATTAGATGGCAGAAATCCATAGACATTTTACAAACAGAGCTACAGCATTTGACCGATTACTTCGACATTTTATGATAATGGGAACAATATTAAGACAGAGGAGGATGCTGACTACCTGATGATTGAAATACTGATTACTCACTGAAAAGTTCTGCTTTGATttccaaaacaaataaaataggtATGAAAATACTGCACGTATTTACACCAAATAACACTTACCCCCAGATTCCATGATGTAAGTGGGAGCATTAAGATGGACAGATTTCTGTGACATGTCAACTTGGGCCTTATAATATCGGCAGGCAGGATTTGGACAATTCTGTACAACTTCCACGATGAAGTCTTTCTCCATTCCAAAACACTCTCGACCGATGGTGTAAGACTCCATAAcctagtcaaatgaaagagaagttATAGCTGGATCATGATATCTCGAGAtgcttgataataataaaaaatataattcctaaaGCATAAATATGCATGTGCTACACCAGGATagtaaaaatgcagaaaatgataGATTATGAAGTCTTACAGCTCGAACAGTGCCCTCCAGACCCAAATGAAGCCCATGAGGACCATTCATGTGTTTCAACATAACAGCATTTGCAAAATGCTCATATGGTagtattatttttccattctctcGCAAAACAAGCCTCCCTTGATTGTCCAGCGTGACTCTAGCGGCAATCATTCTATAAAGAAAACGATCATTTAGATGCTGACGAAAACTTCAAAACAAAATCACtacatataatttaaaagtaTATACTGTAAGTATGCTGCACTTGGCAGCATCGAGGATTCCATCAATTCTGAAAAACACTGCAACAGTTCCACGGAGGGGTTCCAACTTTTGTTTTGAAGGTAGAGTTGTAGAAGCATATACAGTTTCTCTGAAACATATCCATTTCCAGGGAATGGGGACACCATCTCGGGGTGAATTCCTTTCACTGCGGAATTTTTCATGGCATCAACAAGGTCCATTGGAAAACTACGATTTAATTGTTGTagtctggagaaaaaaatcaaagacatACATTCCATGTGCGTGAATAAACAAGCTTAATCTAAAGCTTTCGGGCCACTTCAACGAACCCAGAGAGAGCTCCAAAAGCCACGAAAACCGAAGTCCACTGGAATAGATAAGCTACATATTCAGCAACACACTTAATTCGAAGAACAAAATTCTTTCATTTACTAAATTCAAAGAAACAAACGCTCCTTCCCCGTcatttacatgatttttatgcTTACAGAGAGATGGCGTAACAAATTTTTCGCTAACTACAAGAACAtcaatttaattccatttattgaGCAAATGAAACTTACCCTTGGTACATGTACATCGACTTTTATAGCATTCGATTTTCGGGACCTTCCGACGTGATCTACTTGTTCTATGCACCTCTGCAACAATGTAATAATAGTTTAAGATGAGCAGTTGCGTCTCGTTACCATGGCAACAGGTGAGATGCCTTCGGAAGGTGGACGAAAGACGTCTTTTCAACTGTTCCCTCTCCCTACAAGGAAAGTTTGATTGATATATCGAACATCTTACGTGGTTCGATATAAGGAGAAGGGTATCGAAGTTGTGAATTCAGTGAACGCGTCTGGCTCTGAGATACGAGTGGGAATTAATTCATCTAATCTCTCGCCATCTATAAGGTAATTAGGATTAAAATATATATGCAGTAGAGAGAAATGATGTAATAAATCGAGGCAATCCCTTGTCCCTAGTATGTTCTGAAATAATGGCGGTATTCAgctcataatatttctttgaaatttgaaGCCGGCCGTGGTCTATTGttgttattttgatatttcagATGGTGGAATCTTTAACGAGCGTTTTACGTTAATTGGATATCAGACCTTTTTTATAAGTAGAAAAATGCATTTATACAACCTTACTTTGCAAAGAGCCACTGGAATTACTCATGCAGTGCATGGGAATTTCAGTGGTAGCAAAATGCAAGAAATCCTCGTTTCTCGAGGGAAGACTTTGGAGTTATTAAGACCAGACCCCAATACTGGTAAAGTGCATACGCTCTTAACTATGGAAGTATTTGGAGTCATAAGGTCATTGATGTCTTTCAGATTAACTGGAGGAACTAAGGGTAAGTTCATTACTGTGAGTGATCATGCTGTTGCTTTGTAAATTTCTGTTGTAatcgcattttattattatttttttagattatatCGTCGTTGGTTCTGATTCCGGAAGAATTGTGATTTTAGAATATATTCCCCAGAAAAACTTTTTCGATAAAGTTCACCAGGAAACATTCGGCAAAAGTGGTTGCAGAAGAATCGTCCCTGGCCAGTATCTGGCCATTGATCCCAAAGGAAGGGCTGTGATGATAGGTGTGATTGGTGTCTTATGTTTATGCAGTGCCTTACGTTCATTGTTTACTTCGAATACTGACATGtatatttcttctcattttagGGGCTATTGAGAAACAGAAACTTGTATATATATTGAACAGAGATGC
Encoded proteins:
- the LOC124164266 gene encoding uncharacterized protein LOC124164266 isoform X1, which gives rise to MYMYQGLQQLNRSFPMDLVDAMKNSAVKGIHPEMVSPFPGNGYVSEKLYMLLQLYLQNKSWNPSVELLQCFSELMESSMLPSAAYLQMIAARVTLDNQGRLVLRENGKIILPYEHFANAVMLKHMNGPHGLHLGLEGTVRAVMESYTIGRECFGMEKDFIVEVVQNCPNPACRYYKAQVDMSQKSVHLNAPTYIMESGGPRGGTQVPTSQQQQHGGASSSQFPSPQEGGGSSGGGGPPSHPSSSVYMPPHGTHPHHPPSSASAHVPPPQPHPHTLPHLHRAPAELAERGKQSQGDIGRPMGMPMHGMKMSSTRIPLGPPSGSMAGVPSGGVAAEGQGTHAGMMADPSLPLLQYKLTDFLRANLESLEGLTGAKDLLALQNGIWPASEGSDKKSSGEAGQEKIVRTFAEIMMNMARIKSCVRPAMCKPYGKQSEALQKTLVDTIQLVQSLRSILPPPHIAVTSWKDEEHKHRPLQSTKDGNAREYGLGRRSNPCKLP
- the LOC124164266 gene encoding uncharacterized protein LOC124164266 isoform X5, which produces MYMYQGLQQLNRSFPMDLVDAMKNSAVKGIHPEMVSPFPGNGYVSEKLYMLLQLYLQNKSWNPSVELLQCFSELMESSMLPSAAYLQMIAARVTLDNQGRLVLRENGKIILPYEHFANAVMLKHMNGPHGLHLGLEGTVRAVMESYTIGRECFGMEKDFIVEVVQNCPNPACRYYKAQVDMSQKSVHLNAPTYIMESGGPRGGTQVPTSQQQQHGGASSSQFPSPQEGGGSSGGGGPPSHPSSSVYMPPHGTHPHHPPSSASAHVPPPQPHPHTLPHLHRAPAELAERGKQSQGDIGRPMGMPMHGMKMSSTRIPLGPPSGSMAGVPSGGVAAEGQGTHAGMMADPSLPLLQYKLTDFLRANLESLEGLTGAKDLLALQNGIWPASEGSDKKSSGEAGQEKIVRTFAEIMMNMARIKSCVRPAMCKPYGKQSEALQKTLVDTIQLVQSLRSILPPPHIAVTSWKDEEHKHRTK
- the LOC124164266 gene encoding uncharacterized protein LOC124164266 isoform X4 produces the protein MDLVDAMKNSAVKGIHPEMVSPFPGNGYVSEKLYMLLQLYLQNKSWNPSVELLQCFSELMESSMLPSAAYLQMIAARVTLDNQGRLVLRENGKIILPYEHFANAVMLKHMNGPHGLHLGLEGTVRAVMESYTIGRECFGMEKDFIVEVVQNCPNPACRYYKAQVDMSQKSVHLNAPTYIMESGGPRGGTQVPTSQQQQHGGASSSQFPSPQEGGGSSGGGGPPSHPSSSVYMPPHGTHPHHPPSSASAHVPPPQPHPHTLPHLHRAPAELAERGKQSQGDIGRPMGMPMHGMKMSSTRIPLGPPSGSMAGVPSGGVAAEGQGTHAGMMADPSLPLLQYKLTDFLRANLESLEGLTGAKDLLALQNGIWPASEGSDKKSSGEAGQEKIVRTFAEIMMNMARIKSCVRPAMCKPYGKQSEALQKTLVDTIQLVQSLRSILPPPHIAVTSWKDEEHKHRPLQSTKDGNAREYGLGRRSNPCKLP
- the LOC124164266 gene encoding uncharacterized protein LOC124164266 isoform X2 produces the protein MYMYQGLQQLNRSFPMDLVDAMKNSAVKGIHPEMVSPFPGNGYVSEKLYMLLQLYLQNKSWNPSVELLQCFSELMESSMLPSAAYLQMIAARVTLDNQGRLVLRENGKIILPYEHFANAVMLKHMNGPHGLHLGLEGTVRAVMESYTIGRECFGMEKDFIVEVVQNCPNPACRYYKAQVDMSQKSVHLNAPTYIMESGGPRGGTQVPTSQQQQHGGASSSQFPSPQEGGGSSGGGGPPSHPSSSVYMPPHGTHPHHPPSSASAHVPPPQPHPHTLPHLHRAPAELAERGKQSQGDIGRPMGMPMHGMKMSSTRIPLGPPSGSMAGVPSGGVAAEGQGTHAGMMADPSLPLLQYKLTDFLRANLESLEGLTGAKDLLALQNGIWPASEGSDKKSSGEGQEKIVRTFAEIMMNMARIKSCVRPAMCKPYGKQSEALQKTLVDTIQLVQSLRSILPPPHIAVTSWKDEEHKHRPLQSTKDGNAREYGLGRRSNPCKLP
- the LOC124164266 gene encoding uncharacterized protein LOC124164266 isoform X3; its protein translation is MYMYQGLQQLNRSFPMDLVDAMKNSAVKGIHPEMVSPFPGNGYVSEKLYMLLQLYLQNKSWNPSVELLQCFSELMESSMLPSAAYLQMIAARVTLDNQGRLVLRENGKIILPYEHFANAVMLKHMNGPHGLHLGLEGTVRAVMESYTIGRECFGMEKDFIVEVVQNCPNPACRYYKAQVDMSQKSVHLNAPTYIMESGGPRGGTQVPTSQQQQHGGASSSQFPSPQEGGGSSGGGGPPSHPSSSVYMPPHGTHPHHPPSSASAHVPPPQPHPHTLPHLHRAPAELAERGKQSQGDIGRPMGMPMHGMKMSSTRIPLGPPSGSMAGVPSGGVAAEGQGTHAGMMADPSLPLLQYKLTDFLRANLESLEGLTGAKDLLALQNGIWPASEGSDKKSSGEAGQEKIVRTFAEIMMNMARIKSCVRPAMCKPYGKQSEALQKTLVDTIQLVQSLRSILPPPHIAVTSWKDEEHKHSQNPKVDANVAVHQLRGE